CCCTTTCGGGATTTTTTCGCTTGATCTTCTCATGATCGTCGGATACTCTGAAGTAGCAAGTGAGGCCAGATCATGTCGTAGGGTTATTGGCCTTGCTACTTTCCGTGTTCCAACCAGTGAGGTGTTACCATGAAGCGACGGACTTCCGTACGGGAGGCGTTCACCCTCATCGAGTTGTTGGTGGTGATCGCCATCATTGCCATCCTCGTGGGCCTGCTCTTACCCGCTATTCAGAAGGTGCGGGAAGCGGCGGCCCGCGCTAGCGCCCAGAACAACCTCAAGCAGATCGGCCTGGCCATGCACAACTACCACGATGCCCGCGGACGCATTCCTCACAATGGGATGAATACCACCCGGCCGGCGGACTGGTGCTGGGCCTACCACCTGCTCCCCTTTGTGGAACAGGAGGCCATGTTCAACCAGGCTGGTGGTGCGGGGCTCACACCTCTATCTCCTCCTGGAGGTGTCCCGGTGAAGACCTACCTCTGCCCTGCCCGTGGCCGCGGCGGCTTCTCCACAACAGGTGCTAATAGCCCCGGCTTCAATGGTCCATTCACGGATTACAAGATCAATTGGAACTCTTTCGGTGGTCCATACTCGAACGCCGACACTACCAATCCTTCGACGTCCGCTACCTTCCGGCTTACCATGAGCCAAATCACCTCTGCTCGCGGTACTAGCAACGTCATCTATGTTGGTCAGGGGTACTTGAACCCCAATGAATATCGCCGGACCCATGGTAGCAACTGGGAACAAGTTATTTATTCCGGGGGCTATGGCGGAACGGGACGTGGTGGCCTGGAAATCCTCAAGGACAATGTTAGCATCACTCAAGATAATCGCTGGGGTTCGCCGTTTGCCGGAGGTTGCCCGTTCCTCATGGTGGATGGCAGTGTCCGCATGGTGAACTATGCATTCAGCGGCTCGGTCAACTTCCAAGTTGCTTTGCAATGGAACAGCAACAACCCAGCGACTCTGAACGAGTGATATTTGGGAGAGGAAAGTTGCAGAGTTGCCTCACGCGACATATCACGGTAAACCCACAAAAAACAGTGCCAAGCCGGATGGTCGTTGATCTCAGGTCTCTCCCTGATCAACCACCTGTTGGCTGAGAGCGACCAAGCTGCTACGGACTCATACGAATGGCACCGAAGGGTACCCCTTCGGTGCTTTTCTGTTCCTCTATCTAGTATCGACTCCCAAAGCTAGCATATCCCGCCCATGAGGCTATATGATGGAAGCAAACCATCCCGTAGATGAGGAGCCAAGAGGATGAAGTGCCCCACGCTTGAGCGGCGCTATCTTTTGGGCTTGCTCCTGGTAGGGGGATGGGGATGGCTTCTCGGCACGGGGTGCAGCGGCAATGGAGGAGGGGAATCCACGCCGGCGGATTCCCAGCCCGCAGCCGAGGAGTGGTTTGCGGATGTCACCGAATCCTGGGGCGTGGACTTTGTCCACGATGCCGGGCCGACCGGCACGTATTTCATGCCACAATCGATGGGATCGGGGCTAGCCGTTCTCGACTGTGATGGGGACGGTCTGCTCGATTTGTA
This portion of the Thermogemmata fonticola genome encodes:
- a CDS encoding DUF1559 family PulG-like putative transporter is translated as MKRRTSVREAFTLIELLVVIAIIAILVGLLLPAIQKVREAAARASAQNNLKQIGLAMHNYHDARGRIPHNGMNTTRPADWCWAYHLLPFVEQEAMFNQAGGAGLTPLSPPGGVPVKTYLCPARGRGGFSTTGANSPGFNGPFTDYKINWNSFGGPYSNADTTNPSTSATFRLTMSQITSARGTSNVIYVGQGYLNPNEYRRTHGSNWEQVIYSGGYGGTGRGGLEILKDNVSITQDNRWGSPFAGGCPFLMVDGSVRMVNYAFSGSVNFQVALQWNSNNPATLNE